AATGAACATGAAATGAATTGATACATTTCACTTATATCTGACATGTtcattttatttacttttttcatTTTACTTAAATAAAATGTCAATTTTTCTCTTAGTACATCATTCTAACAACCTACAGTTTTGAGTCATTCAGTACTGTTCAGGCCTGCTAAGATATACACACGTAGGGCAATTTACTGTGGGACGCAGCACATCCATTACAGTAGCAGAGCTAACATCTCAGCTAGTGATGCATTTTCTTCATGCTTTCTGAGTGAGACGGGCAGGGGCAGCAATACTATACAATTAAGTCTTATCTGACATGTTtgcaaagcaaacaaacaaacaccaaaATGCCAAAATAAAATTTGCCGGGAAAACAAGACTTTTGCACACCTCTTCTGTACAGGAGTAGACCTGAAGTTAGAGAACTTAGAGACTTCTGCACATTGTTTCTCTTGGTCTAAGGACCAAAACGTTggttattaaattaatattagtATTTGCAAGAGAAATAGTATGCGGGAGTCTCTAagtttcaaaataacatttgccaaAAGTTGTCTTTCTTAAAAACTCTGCATCATTGACAGGATATAAATAAATGACAAAAGGGGAAAGTGAAGTCAAAGGTCCTttatcgccatctagtggaaaGCTGTCACTTTTTTTAACATCACCCGCCCCTCTATAGGTGAACAGAACACAAAGGGTAGGACCAATCAAGAGTGAGTGGAGTGTCTTAACCCTGAGATGGCCACCCCAGGAAGAAAGGCAACCCAAACGCTGGATCACAACAACCTAACTGACAATGGAGATACAgaggaaaaaaaatgtatttcagaAAATCAAGGAGTCCTGATAAAAACACCCGCAAGAGAgcttaaaaagaaaagaaatgacGTGACTGGAGACTGGAGCTTAGAACATCATGACATTGACTTTTATCACTGCTGATATTGATCAGTTTGCTAGGGGTTCTTAAACAGTCAGAAAAAAAGAATACTATCCGACTGTCTGGAAATATATCTGATGATGATAAGAGCAAACTAAATAAGGGTCAACAATGTTCAGTTAGTCAGTGATTTGAAACGCAACAATATAACACTAAGACAAGACAGAAACCGATTATTATTTCCACCGCTGATATCCAACAAAAACTGGCACAtttacagttagccattcctgGTTACTTCACCACCACCTTCACTGAGATCTTCTCAcagcgccgggattagtgtgtgcttcacctcactgtgtgttcactgtgtgctgagtgtgtttcactaattcacggattgtgataaatgcagagaccaaatttccctcacgggatcaaaagagtatatatacttatacttgtttATACTGTAACGCCCTACTCTTTAGAGTCTCAGTTTACAGTATGTTCAAAATTCTGCTGCTATAGGGTGCTCAGCCATACCAGCTGGGATCACATCACCTCCATCCTCCAGCAAATACACTTGCCCAGTTCAATACCGCATCCAATACAAAATCATTCTACTTGTACACAAATCTCTCCATAATTGGCCCCTTCACAACACTATCCACCTTCAAAACCATACTGAAAACACATCTGTTAAGAATGGCTTTCCCCTCAGCCACTTATCTTCTTCTCACTGCGTCATAACTGTTTTTATCCTTGTTTCTTGGTTTTTTCCTTTTATTTCTGTATCACCTCCACCCATTATGTGCAgtccaaaacacaaaacactctCGACAATATTAATACTCTACACTCTACTGTAGTCAACACTTTACTCTAGACAATATTAACAATTTACACTACACTGTACACTTGTCTTAATATTAACAATATTAACACTCTATCCCCGGGAAAGAAGAAATACGCATTAATGATTGGCTGATAGGggggctattaattctgtattttgggacacctatgaagtagatctggtaaaaaagaAAAGTTTAATCATTGTTCCAACTAACAACCATAGCATACAACGGTTTAACTACAAATGTACCCAAACTACCCATCATTATCCTGGTCAGTAAGGAAAGAAAGTAGTACAACTGAACAAGTGGTAGTACAACTGAACTATATGTTTCATTTGTGTGCTATAAATCTACCACTAGTCAGAACGAGGCCCGTATTTGGGCTGAGTAGTTTCATATAGCTCTAAGATGTCTAATTTCCCAAAGAAAGAATATGTGGGATGATCAACTTCTGCTAGTTTGTTGAATCTATTTCAAGTTAGTGACGttcgttttgttttgttttagcttatcaatgttatttgttttgctgttgctgttgaacTTGTTGTCTCTGATGACCTCCACATCCCAGAGCAGGATATAAATAGGTCCCATTCTACACAGCCATGATGTTGTGTATTCCATGGTGGCTCAGATCAAGATGACACTCCATATCAGCCTTACTCTGTTGGGCATGCTCTGCTCTCAAGGTAATGTGTTTAGTCATGTCATGTCTTCATgtaatagatagataaatagatactttattgatccccaggggaaattcaagaaatagtTTTAATAGTTTTGTTTGCTAGCGTAAAAGTCTAAGCCTAAAGTAtatctgtatttgtgtgcagaGGTGAAAGTTCTTGTGTCTATATTTAAGATTGGACTGGGTTAACATCATAGTGATGGCCCATTGTCTATAAACACAGTACGATACTGTAGAGTGTGTTAATTATGTGAGATGTAGAGGTAATTATGCAGGATATAAGGGTATATGAGACGGTTGGGCCATCAATGtcaaatgtcaatgtcaaaaataatCTGTTTTGACATCCACCAGCGGAAATTAGTGACTCTAAATGCCATGTATGATTTCAACTACACATTGCCTTTTATGTGATATATAGGATGTCAGACACAGATGTGTAAGTCATTTTAGTCATACACAGGAAAGGATACTAGAAATGACAATGCCTTCCAGACCTCCATATTATctgtatatacagtacaatAATAATTTTATCTAGCAAAATGGGCAAGATCAGGGAaatagtggtaaaataagaggtgggtaaactatgaattctgtgatgaGGGTGAGGTGGACTGTGACATGCATTATCGGAtttaaaaaaaggcattcagaacatgtttgatgtggatgttgatggtggaggttattgtccaatgtttataacaatactgGTGGTATTacatggttcctagagtgttgatgagtatacatattgtgaatgtggataatacagtgagtttttttaatgttaaaagttgcaattggtgaataaactcttttgagaggtggataaactctaataaaaggtggataaactctatttctgacatttcagaggtggttaaactgtgtttacttgcatttagcctccactacatccctgggcAAGATGATAGAGCACTGTGATGAATCAACAGAGAACTCAGAGTAACTACATGAGTCACTTAATGCTGATCAGATATGTAAGGACACAGCATGTTATGACAGTATGCAGCACAGATAAAACAAAAGCAGGCACAATGTCAAGACCTAGAAAAGCACTCTGGAGAGACATCATGTTCTAGACAATATCTTATGTATAACAGTTTTGTTGACagcttaaaaaaaacattctttacAGTTGTTCTTTTGTTGTACACCACTATAATGCTTACTCGGCCTAAGCTCattgaacataaaaaaaatgatatccGACATACGCATAATAGAGTTCACGCTTGCCAATCTGTGGTATCTGGAGTTGCTACTAGAGCTCTTTCAATGGCTTTTCAAGCCTCATTTAAAATCTTTGAACTTTGACTCTTCCCTGGGTTGCTGTCATGGTTGAGCCCCTTGTTGTTACTTCTCATGAGGAAATAACTGTTTGAAATAATGTATCGAGCATAGAATCAATCAAAGAAGCCTAATGGGCATTTAAATGTCAACTGCTGCAAATGCTATCAAACTAGGGTGTCTTACACCATTGGACAAAAAACTTTCCCTCTTCTTTCACAAGTCATAACTCTTTCCTGGGTCGCTGGCAAGGTTGGAATCCGTGGATCTTGTTGTTACTTCTGGTGAGGTAAGGGCCCAGTTGGTTCTTGCTGGTCTCACCTGACCTGAcagctctctctgtgtcctcagCTGCTGGACTGATCTGTAACATGTGTATACCGAACGCCTCAGGACTGTGCACAGAAACCAACGTGTCTTGTCCTGAGGGAGTGTGCAGCGGGGTAACTGCAGGTGCATACACAGGTAAGACCACATGGATTATGTCATGAGAAATCATAACTGTTCCTAGTTTTTTTGACACTTTATACTGGAAGTATTGTGTCTTATCGCTTTGCTTTTGAATTAAAGCTGGAGTGAAATTACATGGCACAGCCATTAGGAACTGCGTGCCGTTTGACCAGTGCCTCAATGCCTCGGTGAATTTTGGGATCGCCAAGATAGTCTTAAACACCAACTGCTGTTCTACAGATAACTGCAATACAAAGATGCCTCCAGGTATACACTGATACACCCAAACAGCCCTAGTTATATATATGAGAAATATTATACACTGTTTATATTATACATAATATTAGGCCCCGAGAAACTTTCATTGCCATACaagtgtacacacaaacacacacacacacacacacacacacacacacacacacacacacacacaaagacacattatTACTGGTCGCACATGGCCTCTGCTATACTGACATGTTCCTAGTTAGAACTATAAGGGTAAAATGGAATTTTGTTTCAGAGGTGACATTGAACACTCCCAATGGAAATAGATGTTTCACCTGCAACGAGGACTGCTATGAGACACTGACTTGCGTTGGAGATGAGGATCACTGTATCAAAGCAAATAGTGAgttacttttctttttctttttttgcgaATGAAGGTGGTAGCATTATTTTTGACTCTGTTTAAAATGCCtacaatattatatatatatatataatttaaatttCTTTGTGTTGCCAGCTAATGAGAACGGTCAGAAGATCCCTTTAAAGGGCTGTGCCACCAGCACTGTGTGCCAGGGGAAGATGGCGGACCAGTTACAAGACCTGGCATTTGGGCTAGAATGCTGCAAGGGGGACCTGTGTAACAGTGCCTGGAGAACGTCAGGGTCGAGTCTGGCACCCCTGTTGGGCTCCTTGACCTGcggcctcttcctcctccgccACCTCCTCCACTGAGTGGCCTCTCTCTGGTCCTCCGTGTTCTGTCCACACCTGGTGGCGTTCAGTCCAGATTCATCAAAGCTACCGCAAATGCCTTCGTCTCTGAATGTGTGCTAATGACCTTCCATTAGCCTAGAGACTCTCTGGCGAAAAATGACCAGCTTCCTGTCAGCAGCAGTATGTCAATCTTATTTGGTGCCATTACAATCAttcaaaaataataatcaaatgTAATAATTAGGTCTGGTGAGTGACATaataaaggtatactatgcagtttcaggtatttttAACGACtctagagctccccctacagttgcgatgtatttatattttactctgccatTGCAAATAGCCTATTTTTCATGGCTTattccccctgtacacaatgaaaatgcttttgttgtagaGGTGAAGgactaacaacaggcaaaaatgatctccaaagagctgcatctactgacaaggtaatgtgtCACGATTCTCGCGAGATGTCTCCAGATCGGcaattcttgaagttgcattgcTGGTTCTCTTGGTAGCGGCTCGCTACGGCTATGCTCTATGGCTATGCTAGGAGTAGGGGAACGATTCCCCTTttacaattttgtttaccatcaaattggcttcatagaggtta
This DNA window, taken from Alosa sapidissima isolate fAloSap1 chromosome 11, fAloSap1.pri, whole genome shotgun sequence, encodes the following:
- the LOC121724485 gene encoding phospholipase A2 inhibitor and Ly6/PLAUR domain-containing protein-like — its product is MVAQIKMTLHISLTLLGMLCSQAAGLICNMCIPNASGLCTETNVSCPEGVCSGVTAGAYTAGVKLHGTAIRNCVPFDQCLNASVNFGIAKIVLNTNCCSTDNCNTKMPPEVTLNTPNGNRCFTCNEDCYETLTCVGDEDHCIKANTNENGQKIPLKGCATSTVCQGKMADQLQDLAFGLECCKGDLCNSAWRTSGSSLAPLLGSLTCGLFLLRHLLH